In Tachysurus fulvidraco isolate hzauxx_2018 chromosome 3, HZAU_PFXX_2.0, whole genome shotgun sequence, a single window of DNA contains:
- the LOC113662732 gene encoding C-C chemokine receptor type 5-like isoform X1 codes for MAEVSESTETSGNYSAYYNITPENFSPHNISNIIAFSRVFLPTLYSIVFIVGFIGNGLVLCVLVKFHKMYNMSDVCLFNLALSDLLFLLSLPFFAHYAAMTQWTFGNFMCHTVTAFYTLGFYGSIFFMILMTIERYSAIVHTNTSLFSKHRSVRAIIALVLLMWTLSLGASLPNIIFSQVKNASVGWTCKEEYTEGTKWRSFYYMELNILGLIIPLSVMVFCYSRIIPILMSIKSQKKHRAVRLILVLVSVFFLFWTPYNIVIFLKFLQCLGYMSTRERYRDLTMAMQWVETIAFCHCCLNPIIYAFVGQRFRNLFLRILKEWFPLCFGRFRTTENDFSMRTNNTFSRFSKTSRTNSKSKL; via the exons ATGGCGGAGGTTTCAGAGAGCACAGAGACAT CTGGAAACTATTCTGCTTACTATAACATAACTCCGGAAAATTTCTCACCCCACAACATCAGCAACATAATTGCCTTCAGCAGAGTCTTCCTCCCTACACTCTACAGCATCGTCTTCATCGTGGGGTTCATCGGCAATGGCTTGGTGTTGTGCGTCCTGGTCAAGTTCCACAAAATGTACAACATGTCAGATGTGTGTCTCTTCAACTTGGCGCTttcagatctcctctttcttctctcatTACCTTTCTTTGCTCACTATGCTGCCATGACTCAGTGGACCTTTGGGAACTTCATGTGCCATACAGTGACGGCATTCTACACGCTGGGATTCTATGGAAGCATCTTCTTCATGATCCTCATGACCATTGAGCGCTACAGTGCCATTGTCCACACCAATACCTCTCTCTTCTCTAAGCACCGGTCTGTCAGAGCTATCATAGCCCTAGTTTTGTTAATGTGGACACTTAGCCTGGGAGCTTCTCTGCCAAACATCATTTTCTCACAAGTGAAGAATGCATCAGTGGGATGGACATGCAAAGAGGAATATACAGAAGGAACAAAGTGGAGGTCATTCTATTACATGGAGCTGAACATCCTTGGCTTAATTATTCCTCTGTCAGTGATGGTGTTCTGCTACTCACGCATCATCCCTATCTTAATGAGCATTAAGTCTCAGAAGAAACACAGAGCTGTCAGGCTCATTCTGGTCTTGGTCagtgttttcttcctcttctggaCACCTTACAACATCGTCATCTTCCTGAAGTTCCTGCAGTGTCTGGGTTACATGAGCACTCGTGAGCGGTATCGGGACCTGACCATGGCTATGCAGTGGGTGGAAACCATAGCGTTCTGTCACTGCTGCCTCAACCCCATCATCTACGCCTTTGTTGGGCAGAGATTCAGGAATTTATTTCTAAGGATCCTAAAAGAGTGGTTTCCTCTTTGCTTTGGTCGCTTCAGAACAACTGAAAATGATTTCTCAATGAGGACGAACAATACGTTCTCCAGATTCTCAAAGACTTCCAGAACAAACTCAAAATCAAAACTGTAA